Proteins from one Candidatus Alcyoniella australis genomic window:
- a CDS encoding isoprenyl transferase, with translation MRIRRPLPGGRRGDTFPGMSVQLDKSRLPQHIAVIMDGNGRWAAKRRLGRLRGHRQGIQAVKALVRSCRELKIPYLTIFAFSTENWGRPEDEIDGLMGLMRQYIRSELREIRDNGVRLKIAGDLSRMPADVLEQIDYALEQTAHNTDLLLTICLSYSGRQEILRAARQIAQQAKDGELDPEQIDEQLFASLLYTHPAPDPDLLIRTSGEMRISNFLLWQLAYTEIYVTDTLWPDFDKDELQRAISVYQERERRMGLTGEQLARAAQSTAGESPEGHEDGTPGASGEPGPVGS, from the coding sequence ATGCGGATCAGACGCCCCTTGCCCGGGGGCAGGCGCGGTGATACCTTTCCCGGCATGTCGGTACAGCTCGATAAGTCACGGCTTCCGCAGCACATTGCGGTGATCATGGACGGCAACGGCCGCTGGGCCGCCAAGCGGCGGCTGGGTCGATTGCGCGGCCATCGACAGGGGATTCAGGCGGTCAAGGCGCTGGTGCGCAGCTGCCGCGAGCTGAAGATTCCCTACCTGACGATTTTTGCCTTTTCCACCGAGAACTGGGGACGTCCCGAGGACGAGATCGACGGACTGATGGGGCTGATGCGGCAGTACATCCGCAGCGAGCTGCGCGAGATTCGCGACAACGGCGTACGACTCAAGATTGCCGGCGATTTAAGCCGGATGCCCGCGGATGTGCTCGAGCAGATCGACTATGCATTGGAGCAGACCGCGCACAATACCGACCTGCTGCTGACGATCTGTCTGAGCTACTCGGGACGCCAGGAGATCTTGCGCGCCGCGCGGCAGATCGCGCAACAGGCCAAGGACGGCGAGCTCGATCCGGAACAGATCGACGAGCAACTGTTCGCGTCGCTGCTCTACACCCATCCCGCACCCGACCCGGACCTGCTAATCCGCACCAGCGGCGAGATGCGTATCAGCAACTTCCTGCTGTGGCAACTGGCCTATACCGAGATCTACGTCACCGATACCCTCTGGCCGGATTTCGACAAGGACGAGCTGCAGCGGGCGATATCCGTCTATCAGGAGCGCGAGCGGCGGATGGGCCTCACCGGCGAGCAACTGGCGCGGGCCGCACAATCCACAGCGGGCGAGAGCCCGGAGGGGCACGAAGATGGAACACCAGGAGCCAGCGGCGAGCCCGGCCCAGTGGGATCCTAA
- a CDS encoding carbamate kinase, with product MNDLFRSDRRMVLVAMGGNALIRAGQSGTISEQERNADQLVSCLMSLVRRDDNLVVTHGNGPQVGIQMIRHENSREACPPMPLDVLVAETQGNMGYFLQQAFLNHVRHEAIPRYVTTVMTQVIVDRNDPAFKTPNKPVGRFLSAEQAQDRIERYDWKMVEDAGRGWRRVVPSPKPLKVIQRHVIRHAALEGVIVITCGGGGIPVWIKEDGDYEGIEAVIDKDLSSSMLATQVRAEELIILMPEPRVYINFGKPDQRALGRVALSELRGYQQQGHFPPGNMGPKAEAVINFLENGGRHAIITSAEQIDAALEGREGTHFYPDDKGNARL from the coding sequence ATGAATGACCTGTTTCGCAGCGACCGCCGGATGGTGCTGGTAGCGATGGGCGGCAACGCGCTGATCAGGGCCGGCCAGAGCGGCACGATCTCCGAGCAGGAGCGCAACGCCGATCAGCTGGTGAGCTGCCTGATGTCGCTGGTGCGGCGCGACGACAACCTGGTCGTGACCCACGGCAACGGCCCGCAGGTCGGAATACAGATGATCCGCCACGAGAACTCGCGCGAGGCCTGCCCGCCGATGCCGCTGGACGTGCTGGTCGCCGAGACACAGGGCAACATGGGCTACTTCCTGCAACAGGCGTTTTTAAACCACGTGCGCCACGAGGCGATCCCGCGCTACGTGACCACGGTAATGACCCAGGTGATCGTCGATCGCAACGACCCGGCTTTTAAAACGCCCAACAAGCCGGTGGGCCGCTTTCTCAGCGCCGAGCAGGCGCAAGACCGCATCGAGCGCTACGACTGGAAGATGGTCGAGGATGCCGGGCGCGGCTGGCGGCGCGTGGTGCCCAGCCCCAAACCGCTGAAGGTGATCCAGCGCCACGTGATCCGCCACGCGGCGCTCGAGGGCGTGATCGTCATCACCTGCGGCGGCGGCGGAATCCCGGTCTGGATCAAGGAGGACGGCGACTACGAGGGGATCGAGGCGGTGATCGACAAGGACCTCAGCTCCTCGATGCTCGCCACCCAGGTGCGCGCCGAGGAGCTGATTATCCTGATGCCCGAGCCGCGGGTCTACATCAACTTCGGCAAGCCCGACCAGCGCGCGCTTGGGCGCGTCGCTCTCTCGGAGCTGAGGGGCTATCAACAGCAGGGGCATTTCCCGCCGGGCAACATGGGGCCCAAGGCCGAGGCGGTAATCAACTTTTTAGAGAACGGCGGCAGGCACGCGATCATCACCAGCGCCGAACAGATCGACGCGGCCCTTGAGGGACGCGAGGGCACGCACTTCTACCCCGACGACAAAGGCAACGCCCGGCTTTGA
- the hutI gene encoding imidazolonepropionase has protein sequence MATMAPARDKCGVGVTRDDLGLIDDAALLCNRGSIVEVGSATQLEARHPDARRVELDQALVTPALIDPHTHLVFAGSRHAEFEQRSQGATYLEIAQAGGGILSTVRATRRASVDELTRLGERRLQRFMGYGAGTIEVKSGYGLNVESELRQLQAIADLTQIAPVTLVPTFLGAHAVPPEYRDDPEGFVALVIDRMLPAVAQQGIAKFCDVFCEPGFFSREQSRRILIAAREHGLKLKIHADEFENSGGAQLAAELGCVSADHLLAIDADGIRALADSGCVAVLLPGTALFLGKSQYAPARRLLDAGVRVAISTDFNPGSCFSENLALILSLACTNMGMSAAETLCASTVNAAAALGLDDRGALAPGLRADFAAFDAPDYSSLPYHMGQSTLSALVLGGERVL, from the coding sequence ATGGCGACCATGGCGCCCGCGCGCGACAAGTGCGGCGTGGGCGTGACGCGCGACGACCTGGGCCTGATCGACGACGCGGCGCTGCTGTGCAATCGGGGGTCGATCGTCGAGGTCGGATCGGCGACGCAGCTCGAGGCGCGGCATCCCGACGCACGCCGGGTCGAGCTCGATCAGGCGTTGGTCACGCCGGCGCTGATCGATCCGCATACCCACCTGGTGTTCGCCGGCAGCCGTCACGCGGAGTTCGAGCAGCGCTCCCAGGGCGCGACCTACCTCGAGATCGCGCAGGCCGGCGGCGGGATTTTATCAACAGTGCGCGCCACGCGCCGCGCCTCGGTCGACGAACTCACACGGCTGGGAGAGCGGCGGCTGCAACGCTTCATGGGCTACGGCGCTGGCACGATCGAGGTCAAGAGCGGCTACGGCCTGAACGTTGAAAGCGAGCTGCGGCAGCTGCAGGCGATAGCCGATTTGACCCAGATTGCGCCGGTCACGCTGGTGCCCACGTTCCTCGGGGCTCACGCCGTGCCGCCGGAATATCGCGACGACCCCGAGGGCTTTGTGGCGCTGGTGATCGACCGGATGCTCCCCGCGGTGGCCCAGCAGGGGATCGCAAAGTTCTGCGACGTATTCTGCGAGCCGGGATTCTTCAGCCGCGAGCAGTCGCGCCGCATTTTGATCGCGGCCCGCGAGCATGGGCTGAAGCTTAAAATCCACGCCGACGAGTTCGAGAATTCGGGCGGCGCACAGTTGGCCGCGGAACTGGGCTGTGTGTCGGCCGATCATCTGCTGGCGATCGACGCGGATGGAATCCGCGCGCTGGCCGACTCGGGCTGCGTGGCCGTGCTCTTGCCGGGGACCGCGCTGTTTTTGGGCAAATCGCAGTACGCGCCCGCGCGCCGGTTGCTCGACGCCGGGGTGCGCGTGGCGATCTCCACCGACTTCAATCCCGGCTCGTGCTTTTCGGAAAACCTGGCGCTGATTCTCAGCCTGGCATGCACCAACATGGGCATGAGCGCGGCCGAGACGCTGTGCGCTTCTACGGTCAACGCGGCCGCTGCTCTGGGGCTCGATGATCGCGGTGCGCTCGCGCCGGGGCTGCGCGCGGATTTCGCCGCGTTCGACGCGCCGGACTACTCCAGCCTGCCCTACCACATGGGGCAAAGCACGCTCAGCGCCCTGGTGCTCGGCGGCGAAAGGGTGCTCTAG
- a CDS encoding 1-deoxy-D-xylulose-5-phosphate reductoisomerase, which yields MSKRLTILGSTGSIGTQALGLAAENPERFEVVGLAAGSNVELLAEQVARFAPSAVAVRGESEAEALRALIGDGTEVLCGTAGACELASRSTDLVVSAMVGAVGLEPTLAAIEAGNDVALANKEALVCAGELVLQRVEQRGVRLLPIDSEHSAILQSMLGHRREDLRRIILTASGGPFRGMQREGLESVEPEQALAHPTWKMGPKISIDSATMMNKGLEVIEAHWLFNVEPQRIEVLIHPQSIVHSLVEYVDGVCIAQLGLPDMRGPISFALSYPERIQGAVAPLHLEQLADLEFTAVDHRAFPCLGLAYRALELGGTAPAALNAANEQAVTAFLERRIGFLDIPRIIGEVLEGHEPQQLDSIERVLEADREARHSADGLIGR from the coding sequence ATGAGCAAACGGCTGACGATTTTGGGCAGCACGGGCTCGATCGGCACCCAGGCGTTGGGCTTGGCGGCCGAAAATCCCGAGCGCTTCGAGGTCGTGGGCCTGGCCGCCGGGAGCAACGTCGAGCTGTTGGCCGAACAGGTCGCGCGCTTCGCTCCGTCCGCGGTGGCCGTGCGCGGCGAGTCCGAGGCCGAGGCGTTGCGCGCGTTGATCGGCGATGGGACCGAGGTGCTCTGCGGCACGGCCGGGGCCTGCGAGCTGGCGTCGCGGTCGACCGATCTGGTGGTCTCGGCGATGGTCGGCGCGGTGGGGCTCGAGCCGACTTTGGCCGCGATCGAGGCGGGCAACGACGTGGCCCTGGCCAACAAGGAGGCGCTGGTCTGCGCCGGTGAGCTGGTGCTGCAACGGGTCGAACAGCGCGGCGTGCGGCTGCTGCCCATCGACTCGGAGCACTCGGCGATTTTACAAAGCATGCTCGGCCACCGCCGCGAGGACCTGCGACGGATCATCCTCACCGCCTCGGGCGGGCCGTTCCGCGGCATGCAGCGCGAGGGACTGGAATCGGTCGAGCCCGAGCAGGCATTGGCGCACCCGACCTGGAAAATGGGGCCCAAGATCAGCATCGACTCGGCGACGATGATGAACAAGGGGCTCGAAGTGATCGAGGCCCACTGGCTGTTCAACGTGGAGCCGCAACGGATCGAGGTGCTGATTCACCCGCAGAGCATCGTACACTCGCTGGTCGAATACGTGGACGGCGTGTGCATCGCGCAACTGGGCCTGCCGGACATGCGCGGGCCGATCAGCTTCGCCCTGTCCTACCCCGAGCGGATCCAGGGCGCGGTGGCGCCGTTGCACTTGGAGCAGCTTGCCGACCTGGAGTTCACGGCCGTGGACCACCGGGCGTTCCCGTGCCTGGGACTGGCCTATCGCGCGTTGGAGCTCGGCGGCACGGCCCCGGCTGCGCTCAATGCGGCCAACGAGCAGGCCGTGACCGCGTTCCTGGAACGCCGCATCGGCTTTCTGGATATTCCGCGGATCATCGGCGAAGTGCTCGAGGGCCACGAGCCGCAGCAGCTGGACTCCATCGAGCGCGTGCTCGAGGCCGACCGCGAGGCGCGCCACAGCGCCGATGGGCTGATCGGCCGATAA
- a CDS encoding ABC transporter ATP-binding protein, whose translation MNDQYAIETRDLCREFKKDRKTKFTALDRINIKIEQGGIFGFLGPNGAGKTTLIKILVTLLYPSTGSAFIQGLDVVRDAAKVRPLINIVSGGETSGYGILNVRENIWMFSQFYGIPSKVAKQRIDEYLELFEMTGDAATKINKLSTGMRQKMNIIRGLITEPQILFLDEPTLGLDVHIAREIRNYLSVWIKQRGDRTIFLTTHYMAEAEQLCNRLAIIDRGRIVADDSPTALRAKLSDGSRFRINVAPVPGDLHWLENVVAVDGVKRRRELDGLLEVGFRLHDETRIGDVFEAAQAQGLRIVGVDKRQPDLEELFLQIVGRQLDDDE comes from the coding sequence ATGAACGACCAATATGCCATCGAGACCAGAGACCTTTGCCGCGAGTTCAAAAAGGACCGCAAGACCAAATTCACGGCCTTGGATCGAATCAACATCAAGATCGAGCAAGGCGGGATTTTCGGCTTTTTGGGCCCCAACGGCGCGGGCAAGACCACGCTGATCAAGATCCTGGTCACCCTGCTCTACCCCAGCACGGGCAGCGCGTTTATCCAGGGCCTGGACGTGGTGCGCGACGCGGCCAAAGTGCGACCCTTGATCAACATCGTCTCCGGCGGCGAGACCTCGGGCTACGGCATTCTCAACGTGCGCGAGAACATCTGGATGTTCTCCCAGTTCTACGGAATCCCGAGCAAGGTCGCCAAGCAGCGGATCGACGAGTACCTCGAGCTGTTCGAGATGACCGGCGACGCCGCGACCAAGATCAACAAGCTCTCCACTGGCATGCGGCAGAAGATGAACATCATCCGCGGGCTGATCACCGAGCCGCAGATCCTGTTTCTGGACGAGCCGACCCTGGGGCTGGACGTACACATCGCACGCGAGATCCGCAACTATTTAAGCGTGTGGATAAAGCAGCGCGGCGACCGCACGATCTTCCTCACCACGCACTACATGGCCGAGGCTGAGCAGCTTTGCAATCGACTGGCGATCATTGATCGCGGCCGGATTGTGGCCGACGATTCTCCCACGGCGTTGCGCGCCAAGCTCAGCGACGGCAGCCGTTTCCGCATCAACGTGGCGCCGGTTCCCGGCGACTTGCATTGGCTTGAAAACGTCGTGGCCGTGGACGGGGTCAAGCGCCGCCGCGAGCTCGACGGCCTGCTCGAGGTCGGTTTCCGCCTGCACGATGAGACGCGCATCGGCGACGTGTTCGAGGCGGCCCAGGCCCAGGGCCTGCGCATCGTGGGCGTGGACAAGCGCCAGCCCGACCTTGAGGAGCTGTTCCTGCAGATCGTCGGCCGCCAACTGGACGACGATGAGTAA
- a CDS encoding phosphatidate cytidylyltransferase: MEHQEPAASPAQWDPKPRRRPTAARGGAKTKIIIGVIGAPLVAWLIIAGPFYLLAVVIALAAILGLLEVGDLLFEPGTPRYKYITLIAGLLIFAAIALGGLILGLLVALAVFALLSALLLREPDLHQMPRALSLIMLGALYAGALPALLLVLKLLEGPTGVLWVFMLFLLVWACDSGAYFSGRALGKRPMAPRISSKKTIEGLLGGMAASLIAGLICGIAFDALHWYDGLLLGLIAAVLGPIGDLVESAFKRAAEVKDSGSLLPGHGGILDRLDAVLFVAPFFLLFIALKFPDAVEGAARLFVLGG, from the coding sequence ATGGAACACCAGGAGCCAGCGGCGAGCCCGGCCCAGTGGGATCCTAAACCCCGACGCCGGCCGACCGCGGCCCGCGGCGGGGCCAAGACCAAAATCATCATCGGCGTGATCGGCGCACCGCTGGTTGCCTGGCTGATCATCGCCGGGCCGTTTTATTTGCTGGCGGTGGTCATCGCGTTGGCCGCGATCCTGGGGTTGCTGGAGGTCGGCGACCTGCTGTTCGAGCCCGGAACGCCGCGCTACAAGTACATCACCCTGATCGCCGGTCTGCTGATCTTCGCGGCCATCGCCCTGGGAGGGCTGATCCTGGGCCTGCTGGTCGCGCTGGCGGTCTTCGCTTTGCTGAGCGCCTTGCTCTTACGCGAGCCGGACCTGCACCAGATGCCGCGCGCGCTGTCGCTGATCATGCTCGGCGCGCTGTACGCCGGGGCGCTGCCCGCGCTGCTGCTGGTGCTCAAATTGCTCGAGGGGCCCACGGGCGTGTTGTGGGTATTCATGCTGTTCCTGCTGGTCTGGGCCTGCGACTCCGGGGCCTACTTCAGCGGGCGCGCATTGGGCAAGCGGCCGATGGCTCCGCGCATCAGCTCCAAGAAGACCATCGAGGGGCTGCTCGGCGGCATGGCCGCCAGCCTGATCGCCGGGCTGATCTGCGGCATCGCCTTTGACGCGCTGCACTGGTACGACGGACTGCTGCTGGGGCTGATCGCCGCGGTGCTCGGCCCGATCGGCGATTTGGTCGAGTCGGCGTTCAAGCGCGCAGCCGAGGTCAAGGACTCGGGATCGCTGCTGCCCGGGCACGGCGGAATCCTCGACCGGCTCGACGCGGTGTTGTTCGTGGCGCCGTTTTTCCTGCTGTTTATCGCGCTGAAATTCCCCGACGCGGTGGAGGGCGCGGCGCGGCTGTTCGTGCTGGGAGGCTGA
- a CDS encoding ABC transporter permease yields MSNIGYALGAIRARAYVRVVGANRELSWTLSEIVLPVLSMVAYVMIYKTLFSHDQELYRRYAGLVIIGGAMVPFWLVVLWSMASQFYWEKEMGNLDLYMASPMHPMILLLGMAAGGAVMALGRSVVIVLLGLLVFKVPLAVNDWPALVLAFVLCLAALFSMGMAMSSVYFMVGRAGIKVNMLLMEPIYLLTGFYFPARALGPTLSMAAALIPLTIGLDAIRQVTGLLTPQMVLKLGPIELSAWLEIGILAVMSVVFTIAAFWLMAYMQRMGKREGKMTLRWQ; encoded by the coding sequence ATGAGTAACATCGGCTATGCCCTGGGCGCTATCCGCGCCCGCGCCTACGTGCGGGTGGTCGGAGCCAACCGCGAGCTGAGCTGGACCCTAAGCGAGATCGTGCTGCCCGTGCTCTCGATGGTCGCCTACGTGATGATCTACAAAACCCTGTTCAGCCACGACCAAGAGCTGTACCGCCGTTACGCCGGACTGGTGATTATCGGCGGCGCAATGGTGCCGTTTTGGCTGGTGGTGCTCTGGAGCATGGCCTCGCAGTTCTATTGGGAAAAGGAGATGGGCAACCTCGATCTGTACATGGCCAGCCCGATGCACCCGATGATTTTGCTGCTGGGCATGGCCGCGGGCGGGGCGGTGATGGCTCTGGGCCGCAGCGTGGTGATCGTGCTGCTGGGCCTGCTGGTGTTTAAGGTGCCGCTGGCGGTCAACGACTGGCCCGCGCTGGTGCTGGCGTTCGTGCTGTGCCTGGCCGCGCTGTTCAGCATGGGCATGGCCATGTCCTCGGTCTACTTCATGGTCGGCAGGGCCGGAATCAAGGTCAACATGCTGCTGATGGAGCCGATCTATCTGCTGACCGGGTTCTACTTTCCAGCGCGCGCCCTGGGCCCGACGCTGTCAATGGCCGCAGCGCTGATTCCGCTGACCATCGGGCTGGACGCCATCCGCCAGGTCACGGGCCTGCTTACCCCGCAGATGGTGCTCAAGCTCGGCCCCATCGAGCTTAGCGCCTGGCTCGAGATCGGCATCTTGGCCGTGATGTCCGTGGTCTTCACCATCGCGGCCTTTTGGCTGATGGCCTACATGCAGCGCATGGGCAAGCGCGAGGGCAAGATGACCCTGAGGTGGCAATGA